The region AGAGATTCTCGGACTTGACGTCGCCGTGGATATACGACTCAATTGGCCGTCCGTGGGGTGTTAGAAATAATGCAACCATCTCAGCTATGGACATTGATGAGCCTTCTTGATTCCGGCATAAAGCTTCGGACCATTCCGAGTAAGTATCCCGTGCTAGAGATTCGTACTCTTTTCGCCGTGTTGCAAGGTACGTGTATCCCCCGTTCAGCCACAGTCCATTTCCGCTCCCAACACCATTCGTGTTCATGCCCTGCCTCCTCTTTGCCTCTTCAAGAGGCGGCAAGACACACCCATCCAGGTTCTCCGGGAGTAGACTCCACGACCGCCCATGGAACCCAGCAAGCCAGTCCAATGCTCCATGTACCTGCGCCTCACTCAACACACTCCTCTTCTCACCGGCGACAGGGTACTTGACCCTAAGATCAACCATGACAATAGCCATAAGCCCTTCCAACTCCTCTCCCCCTTCAAACTCTCCTGTCCGGTCAACCATCTCCCGCGTCGACGCAAGACACCCCGCTACAGCAACACCCCCACCAAACCGCGGCACCACATCACTGTAAAAGCACTGCTCAACCTGATAACTAAGCATCTTGCGCAGATGGCCCTCATCTTCTGTCTCTTTACCCCGCGCCGTAttctgcttctgcggcggcgagatCAGTTTCAGTATGAGAGGATAGACAGTCcctcttccagttccagtaGATGAGtgcacctgcacctgcaccCCGAAGAGCTCGTCCAGATGCTTCGCTGCTTCGTCGGTAGTCGCCTTTGCTTTGATGGCGCATATCTGGCCGTACCCGGCCCAGAGGGTTTGGATTGTGGTGCATGAGATGAGCTCGAGGGAGTGCCATGATAGCATGGTTCGAGCGACGCGGTCGGGTGGAGGGGTCATGTTGTCTATTGT is a window of Aspergillus puulaauensis MK2 DNA, chromosome 4, nearly complete sequence DNA encoding:
- a CDS encoding uncharacterized protein (COG:S;~EggNog:ENOG410PMGG;~InterPro:IPR011009,IPR004119;~PFAM:PF02958); the encoded protein is MTPPPDRVARTMLSWHSLELISCTTIQTLWAGYGQICAIKAKATTDEAAKHLDELFGVQVQVHSSTGTGRGTVYPLILKLISPPQKQNTARGKETEDEGHLRKMLSYQVEQCFYSDVVPRFGGGVAVAGCLASTREMVDRTGEFEGGEELEGLMAIVMVDLRVKYPVAGEKRSVLSEAQVHGALDWLAGFHGRSWSLLPENLDGCVLPPLEEAKRRQGMNTNGVGSGNGLWLNGGYTYLATRRKEYESLARDTYSEWSEALCRNQEGSSMSIAEMVALFLTPHGRPIESYIHGDVKSENLFTTKNGDEVAFFDFQYVGLGLGVCDLAKLFTCSVPLDMLDDAGDSLPERLTMRDGEKRLLERYRSSLLQHGENNSYEWDTFRRHWETALVDWCRFQASWGFWGNTEWLEARVRSILSDQEWRDWLRREVEGQSL